One stretch of Coleofasciculus sp. FACHB-1120 DNA includes these proteins:
- a CDS encoding CmpA/NrtA family ABC transporter substrate-binding protein, with protein MSQFSRLSRRKFILTAGASTVVSLLLKGCLGNPPEPGNSTLAQTTTGAAPAANINPEQAPETSKVKLGFVPIVESAPLIIAKEKGFFAKYGMTEVEISKQASWGSMRDNTEIGSAGGGVDGGQYQMPMPHLIAEGIITKGNQKIPMYLLAQLNTHGNGIALASKHLGKGMSLKMNGGTALFNQLKSANTPFTAAHTFPQVNQDFWIRYWLAANGIDPDADMKLIPVPSAQTVANMKTGTMDAFSTGDPWPYRIVKDKIGFMAALTAEIWKNHPEEYLALRADWVNKNPKATKAILKGIMEAQQWLDNFDNRKEAVQILGSRNYFNLAPEILEGPMMGKYDMGDGRVIDDKSMAPYYWKDEKGSVSYPYKSHDLWFITESVRWGFLPESTLANAKTIIDKVNREDIWREAAKEAGIAAADIPTSTSRGVEEFFDGVKFDPENPTAYLQQLKIKKVKA; from the coding sequence ATGAGCCAATTTTCTCGACTTTCACGCCGCAAATTTATTTTAACTGCTGGGGCATCTACTGTAGTTTCTTTATTGCTAAAAGGGTGTTTAGGAAATCCTCCCGAACCAGGCAACAGCACTCTAGCGCAGACAACTACTGGTGCTGCGCCTGCTGCTAACATCAACCCAGAACAAGCGCCAGAAACTTCTAAAGTAAAACTAGGATTTGTCCCCATTGTAGAATCTGCTCCCCTAATTATTGCTAAAGAGAAAGGTTTTTTTGCTAAATACGGCATGACGGAAGTTGAAATTTCCAAACAAGCTTCCTGGGGTTCCATGCGGGATAACACCGAGATTGGTTCAGCCGGTGGCGGTGTGGATGGCGGTCAATATCAGATGCCAATGCCGCATTTGATTGCTGAAGGTATTATCACCAAAGGTAATCAAAAAATTCCCATGTACTTACTAGCTCAGTTGAATACTCATGGGAATGGAATTGCCCTTGCTAGCAAGCATCTAGGGAAGGGAATGTCATTAAAAATGAACGGTGGAACTGCATTATTCAACCAACTCAAATCAGCAAACACTCCGTTTACAGCCGCCCATACGTTTCCCCAAGTTAACCAAGATTTCTGGATTCGCTACTGGTTAGCAGCAAACGGCATTGATCCAGATGCTGATATGAAATTAATTCCCGTACCATCTGCTCAAACTGTTGCCAACATGAAGACGGGGACGATGGATGCTTTCAGTACAGGTGACCCCTGGCCCTATCGAATTGTTAAAGATAAGATTGGCTTTATGGCGGCATTAACCGCGGAAATTTGGAAAAATCATCCTGAAGAATACTTGGCTTTAAGAGCAGATTGGGTTAATAAAAATCCCAAGGCAACTAAAGCAATTTTGAAAGGTATCATGGAAGCGCAACAGTGGTTAGATAATTTTGATAACCGGAAAGAAGCAGTACAAATTCTCGGTTCGCGGAATTATTTCAACCTTGCACCAGAAATTCTTGAAGGCCCAATGATGGGCAAATACGATATGGGCGATGGTCGCGTCATTGACGATAAATCAATGGCACCTTATTACTGGAAAGATGAAAAAGGTAGTGTTTCTTATCCCTACAAGAGCCACGATCTTTGGTTTATCACCGAAAGCGTCCGCTGGGGCTTTTTGCCTGAATCTACATTGGCAAATGCTAAAACCATTATTGATAAAGTCAACCGGGAGGATATTTGGAGAGAAGCGGCCAAAGAAGCAGGAATTGCTGCTGCTGACATTCCGACAAGTACATCTCGTGGCGTTGAAGAATTTTTTGATGGTGTTAAGTTCGACCCAGAAAATCCCACAGCTTACCTGCAACAACTGAAAATCAAGAAAGTGAAAGCTTAG
- the ntrB gene encoding nitrate ABC transporter permease codes for MTTLQRRASTTSQNAWLSRLNKQFPDLIPPFIAIAIFLLVWQLFSWTPGATLPGPIQVVKDTWILIFWPFYDKGGTDKGLFWQILASLQRVAISYSLAAIIGIALGILIGTNKLMSKALDPLFQLLRTVPPLAWVPISLAALRQNEPAALFVIFITAIWPILINTAVGVKQIPQDYNNVAKVLQLSRKEYFFNILIPAALPYIFTGLRIAIGLAWLAIIAAEIVMSGIVGIGFFIWEAYQNNAVSEVILALIYIGVVGLVLDKAMAWIERRIVPEAQK; via the coding sequence ATGACAACGCTACAAAGACGCGCTTCCACTACTTCCCAGAACGCCTGGTTGTCCCGCCTAAACAAGCAATTTCCCGACCTGATACCGCCATTTATCGCGATCGCTATTTTCCTCCTCGTGTGGCAGCTGTTCTCTTGGACTCCGGGTGCAACGCTACCAGGCCCCATTCAGGTAGTCAAAGACACTTGGATACTAATTTTCTGGCCTTTTTATGACAAAGGCGGTACAGACAAAGGTTTGTTTTGGCAAATTCTCGCTAGTTTACAACGGGTGGCTATTAGTTACTCCTTAGCAGCGATTATCGGTATTGCCTTGGGCATCTTGATTGGTACGAATAAATTGATGTCCAAAGCCTTAGATCCTCTCTTCCAGTTATTGCGAACTGTACCGCCTCTAGCTTGGGTGCCAATTTCTTTGGCAGCATTGCGCCAAAATGAACCAGCCGCCCTTTTCGTAATTTTTATCACCGCTATCTGGCCTATCTTGATTAATACAGCGGTGGGAGTGAAGCAAATTCCTCAAGATTACAACAACGTCGCCAAAGTTTTGCAGCTTTCACGGAAAGAATACTTCTTCAATATTCTCATTCCTGCTGCTTTACCCTACATTTTCACAGGTTTGAGAATTGCAATCGGTTTGGCTTGGTTGGCAATTATCGCAGCAGAAATTGTGATGTCCGGTATTGTCGGGATTGGCTTCTTTATCTGGGAAGCGTATCAGAATAACGCAGTTAGTGAAGTTATCTTGGCTTTAATCTACATCGGTGTTGTTGGTCTGGTGCTAGATAAAGCGATGGCTTGGATAGAAAGGCGGATTGTACCTGAAGCACAAAAGTAA
- a CDS encoding nitrate ABC transporter ATP-binding protein (This model describes the ATP binding subunits of ATP-binding cassette (ABC) transporters for nitrate transport, or for bicarbonate transport, in bacteria and archaea.) — protein sequence MSVFVAVDQIDKVFSLTGGGTYVALKGIDLQIKKGEFVSLIGHSGCGKSTLLNMVAGLDLPTEGVVTLEGQRITKPGPDRMVVFQNYSLLPWRTVRENIALAVNSVMKDLPAGERKAIVEQHIDMVGLRHAADKPPAQLSGGMKQRVAIARALAIRPKLLLLDEPFGALDALTRGNLQEQLMRICEENQVTAVMVTHDVDEAVLLSDRIVMLTNGPESKIGQILEVDIPRPRKRMEVVEHPSYYSLRSEMIYFLNQQKRIKKIRARKTTAIARHGLEKVNLDIGFLPLTACAPLAIAKEKGFFTKHGLDEVNLMRETSWRGITDGITGGYLDAAQMPSGMPIWLTLGGHENRPVPVVTSLTMTRNGNAITLAKRFYEEGVYSLSDFKEYLHSTPDRQHRMGMVHPSSMHNLLLRYWLAAGGIDPDRDVSLKTIPPAQMVVDLQAGTIDGYCVGEPWNLRAAEEEIGFTIATDLEIWLGHPGKVLGVREDWAAAYPNTHIALVKALLEACKYCADTANAQEIREILARREYVSTDLAYIQMGEPNFSACSLDHPMREYAHHQFYGEGGVNRPSRTEQLWIMTQLARWGDTPFPRNWVEILERVCRVGAFSTAARELGLDISYTRGAIQLFDGTPFNADDPIAYLNSLPIKQDFSVAEVVIDSRTKTAA from the coding sequence ATGAGCGTTTTTGTTGCTGTTGACCAAATTGATAAGGTGTTTTCGTTAACCGGGGGTGGCACCTATGTTGCTCTCAAAGGAATTGACCTCCAGATAAAAAAAGGAGAATTTGTTTCTCTAATTGGTCACTCCGGTTGTGGTAAATCCACGCTGTTAAACATGGTGGCGGGTTTAGATTTGCCAACTGAAGGTGTAGTGACGTTGGAAGGTCAACGCATTACTAAACCCGGCCCTGACCGGATGGTAGTATTCCAAAATTATTCACTATTGCCTTGGCGCACGGTACGGGAAAATATTGCGTTAGCTGTGAACTCGGTAATGAAAGATTTGCCAGCCGGGGAACGCAAAGCAATTGTAGAGCAGCATATTGATATGGTAGGGTTGCGCCATGCTGCTGATAAACCACCAGCTCAATTATCGGGTGGAATGAAACAGCGGGTAGCGATCGCCCGCGCCCTCGCGATTCGTCCCAAGTTACTGCTACTCGATGAACCGTTTGGGGCATTAGATGCGCTGACGCGGGGTAACTTGCAAGAACAGCTGATGAGAATCTGCGAAGAAAACCAAGTCACCGCCGTTATGGTGACTCACGATGTCGATGAAGCGGTGCTGTTGTCTGACCGAATTGTAATGCTCACCAATGGCCCAGAATCCAAAATTGGTCAGATTCTGGAAGTTGATATTCCCCGTCCCCGCAAGCGGATGGAAGTCGTAGAACATCCCAGCTACTACAGCTTGCGGAGTGAGATGATTTACTTCCTCAATCAGCAGAAACGGATTAAGAAAATTCGCGCTAGGAAGACGACAGCGATCGCGCGTCACGGACTAGAAAAAGTTAATCTCGATATTGGCTTCTTACCCCTAACCGCTTGTGCGCCTCTAGCGATCGCTAAGGAAAAAGGCTTCTTTACTAAGCATGGACTGGATGAAGTCAACCTAATGCGCGAAACCAGCTGGCGGGGAATCACCGATGGTATAACTGGCGGATATTTAGATGCCGCCCAGATGCCCTCCGGAATGCCCATCTGGTTAACTCTAGGAGGTCATGAGAACCGCCCCGTTCCGGTCGTCACCTCCCTGACCATGACCCGCAACGGCAACGCCATCACCCTCGCCAAGCGCTTCTACGAGGAAGGCGTGTACAGCTTATCTGATTTTAAAGAGTATCTGCATTCCACTCCCGATCGTCAGCACCGGATGGGAATGGTGCATCCCAGTTCCATGCACAACCTGCTGCTGCGTTATTGGCTGGCGGCTGGAGGTATTGACCCCGACCGCGACGTATCCCTCAAAACCATCCCTCCCGCCCAAATGGTTGTGGATTTGCAAGCCGGAACGATTGACGGTTACTGCGTCGGGGAACCGTGGAATCTCCGCGCCGCGGAAGAAGAAATTGGCTTTACGATTGCGACAGACTTAGAAATTTGGCTGGGACACCCAGGTAAAGTTCTCGGTGTTCGGGAAGACTGGGCAGCAGCTTATCCTAACACCCACATCGCCTTAGTGAAAGCTCTCTTGGAAGCTTGCAAATACTGTGCAGATACGGCGAATGCCCAAGAGATTCGGGAGATTTTGGCGCGGCGGGAGTATGTAAGTACCGATTTAGCTTACATCCAGATGGGAGAACCAAATTTCTCTGCCTGTAGCTTAGACCATCCAATGCGCGAGTATGCCCATCACCAGTTTTACGGCGAAGGTGGTGTCAACCGTCCCAGTCGAACTGAGCAACTTTGGATTATGACGCAGCTGGCGCGTTGGGGCGATACTCCTTTCCCTAGAAATTGGGTAGAAATTCTGGAACGAGTCTGTCGAGTTGGTGCGTTTAGCACAGCAGCGCGAGAACTGGGTCTTGATATTAGTTATACTCGCGGCGCAATTCAACTGTTTGATGGCACTCCTTTTAACGCCGATGACCCAATAGCCTATCTCAATAGTCTGCCGATTAAACAGGATTTTTCAGTTGCGGAAGTGGTCATCGATTCAAGGACGAAGACAGCCGCCTAA
- a CDS encoding nitrate ABC transporter ATP-binding protein (This model describes the ATP binding subunits of ATP-binding cassette (ABC) transporters for nitrate transport, or for bicarbonate transport, in bacteria and archaea.): MQAFNFQTPTSFTQNSKLKTQNTSSPFLVIENVSKVYPTPKGPYTVLEDVNLTVQQGEFICVIGHSGCGKSTLLNMVSGFSTPSSGEVRVGSKRITQPGPDRMVVFQNYALLPWRTAFENIYLAVNAVYPNKPEAEKRAIVRDHLAMVGLTEAADKKPTQLSGGMKQRVSIARALAIRPQVLILDEPFGALDAITKEELQEELLKIWNDNRATVLMITHDIDEALFLADRLVMMTNGPHAKIGEVMEIPFPRPRDRARIMEDPQYYKLRNHALDFLYNRFAHDE, encoded by the coding sequence ATGCAAGCTTTTAACTTTCAAACCCCAACTTCTTTCACTCAAAACTCAAAACTCAAAACTCAAAATACTAGTTCTCCATTTTTGGTGATTGAAAATGTCTCCAAAGTTTATCCAACGCCAAAAGGTCCTTACACGGTTCTGGAAGACGTTAACCTCACCGTACAGCAAGGTGAGTTTATCTGTGTCATCGGTCACTCTGGCTGTGGCAAATCAACGCTGCTAAATATGGTGTCGGGTTTCAGTACGCCCAGCAGCGGCGAGGTGCGAGTTGGCTCTAAGCGCATCACCCAACCGGGGCCAGACCGCATGGTAGTATTTCAAAATTACGCTTTGTTGCCTTGGCGGACTGCGTTTGAAAATATTTATCTAGCAGTTAACGCAGTTTATCCTAATAAGCCGGAAGCTGAAAAAAGGGCGATTGTCAGAGACCATTTAGCAATGGTGGGACTCACAGAAGCTGCTGACAAAAAGCCAACCCAACTATCCGGCGGGATGAAACAGCGAGTCAGTATTGCCCGTGCTTTGGCGATTCGCCCCCAAGTCTTAATTCTCGATGAACCTTTTGGAGCGTTGGATGCAATTACTAAGGAAGAATTACAGGAAGAATTGCTGAAAATTTGGAACGATAACCGAGCGACTGTATTAATGATCACTCACGATATTGATGAGGCTTTGTTTTTAGCAGATCGCTTGGTAATGATGACGAACGGCCCTCATGCTAAAATTGGCGAGGTGATGGAAATTCCTTTTCCGCGTCCGCGCGATCGCGCCCGAATCATGGAAGATCCGCAATACTACAAATTGCGAAATCACGCTTTGGATTTCCTCTACAATCGCTTTGCTCACGACGAATAA
- a CDS encoding phosphate-starvation-inducible PsiE family protein codes for MWRSKRLTKQIRAAFKDENFLHALETIEGIVSKVLSVAMILVILLAIWNLGVYLVQILVSQPEDEPFTKTLFKIFGLFLNVLIALEILENITAYLKKHVIQVELVIVTSLIAVARKIIILDLEKTSGVDIIGLGIALLSLAISYWIIRYMNTK; via the coding sequence ATGTGGAGAAGCAAGAGGTTAACAAAACAAATTAGAGCAGCTTTCAAAGATGAAAACTTCTTGCACGCGCTGGAAACTATAGAGGGCATTGTTTCCAAGGTTCTTTCAGTTGCTATGATCTTAGTTATTCTGTTAGCAATTTGGAATCTAGGAGTTTATCTGGTACAAATACTGGTTAGCCAACCAGAAGATGAGCCTTTTACCAAAACATTGTTCAAAATATTTGGATTATTTTTAAACGTTTTAATTGCTCTTGAAATTTTAGAAAATATCACTGCATATCTAAAAAAGCACGTTATTCAAGTTGAGTTAGTAATTGTTACTTCTTTAATCGCTGTTGCTCGAAAAATTATTATTCTAGATTTAGAAAAAACTTCAGGAGTTGACATAATTGGGTTAGGAATTGCCCTTTTATCTCTTGCGATTAGTTATTGGATTATTCGCTACATGAACACCAAATAG